The Marispirochaeta aestuarii genome contains a region encoding:
- a CDS encoding class I SAM-dependent methyltransferase: MKKKRVIETTEGIREEATVEQYDIMQRGLRDRGLMETKSILKAGISSGRVLELGPGPGYLGLEWLQETENTSLVGVDISPAMIAVAERNRKEYRLQERAEYLHATVMDIPLENESVDAVFSNGSLHEWENPGRVIDEIYRVLKPGGKFFISDLKRSMNVLILLFMKLMVKGKAVKRGLETSVRAAYTAHEITAVFSGTRFGTCSIKETPFGIEIAGSK, from the coding sequence ATGAAGAAGAAAAGAGTGATCGAAACAACAGAAGGAATCCGGGAAGAAGCCACGGTGGAGCAGTATGATATCATGCAGAGAGGTCTCAGGGACCGCGGGCTTATGGAGACGAAGAGCATTCTGAAGGCAGGAATCTCGTCTGGACGTGTCCTTGAACTGGGTCCCGGGCCGGGATACCTGGGTCTTGAATGGCTGCAGGAGACAGAGAATACTTCCCTTGTCGGGGTGGATATCAGTCCGGCCATGATCGCTGTAGCCGAAAGGAACAGGAAGGAGTACAGACTGCAGGAACGTGCAGAATACCTGCACGCCACCGTTATGGATATTCCCCTGGAAAATGAGAGCGTGGATGCGGTTTTCTCCAACGGCTCCCTCCATGAGTGGGAGAATCCGGGCAGAGTTATTGACGAGATCTACCGTGTTCTGAAACCCGGAGGGAAATTCTTTATCAGTGATCTGAAACGTAGCATGAATGTGCTGATTCTTCTTTTTATGAAGCTCATGGTAAAAGGGAAGGCCGTTAAAAGGGGACTTGAAACTTCCGTTCGTGCGGCTTATACGGCACATGAAATCACTGCTGTTTTCAGCGGGACACGCTTTGGAACCTGTTCCATAAAAGAAACTCCCTTTGGGATCGAGATTGCCGGCTCAAAATAG
- a CDS encoding PadR family transcriptional regulator has translation MSTRLAILGLLKERPLYGYELKSIIEQFMGDWTSIAFGSIYFALRKLTEEGLVRELAVEQEKGRPSRRVYELTDDGKDEFRSLLRDAWTREDRVYYPFDIALFFLKELSREEQLKFIRKRLEDTRRTLDYLGGHEKEMRSDPRVPPVAGAIFSHTRHHVRAELAWLEEVLAGIELDRL, from the coding sequence ATGTCAACGCGACTGGCAATACTCGGACTCCTCAAGGAGAGGCCCCTTTACGGATATGAACTCAAGAGCATAATTGAGCAGTTCATGGGCGACTGGACGAGTATCGCCTTCGGTTCAATCTACTTTGCTCTGCGAAAGCTTACCGAGGAGGGGCTTGTCCGGGAGCTGGCTGTCGAACAGGAGAAGGGCAGACCCTCCCGACGGGTATATGAGCTGACCGATGATGGTAAGGATGAGTTCCGTTCTCTTCTGCGGGACGCCTGGACAAGGGAGGACCGAGTTTATTATCCCTTTGACATTGCCCTGTTCTTTCTGAAGGAGTTGTCCAGGGAAGAGCAGCTGAAGTTTATCCGGAAACGCCTTGAAGATACACGACGGACCCTCGACTATCTTGGCGGGCATGAAAAGGAGATGCGTTCCGATCCCAGGGTTCCACCTGTTGCGGGGGCTATCTTTTCCCATACCCGGCATCATGTAAGGGCCGAACTTGCCTGGCTTGAGGAGGTTTTAGCGGGGATTGAGCTTGATCGGCTGTAA
- a CDS encoding methyl-accepting chemotaxis protein — protein sequence MKRLLIIYLTGYLVPPLVWNLFVNYSGILTGDTFQTVVTNPLQGVYALVFIAGIFFILRGKLLRREKRRGIPNFYLLSIFVFCFIGPNTGLFGIDGISLQQIILSNLLSIPLIFLFSVPHIMISTRMLEKFIAEKDSDSKETVVSFRWKLGISTIYTFFGATFFLFIFNIAVLNSFREGLVLSSLIRKNAVVLLVSLVIAALNIRILAGQVIAPVRQVVGMLNEIRKGELTDLTRRLDFRSFDEIGTMARVLNKTFIKVSDLIRLITQQTEVLSRVGIELASNMTETAASINQISANIQSIRNQTESQAAGATETSAVIEQITGNIRDLNSLIERQAASVTQSSSAIEEMLSNISSVSKILADNSEDVIRLSDASAEGREDLKEVSASIRRIARESEELLEISTVIEDIASQTNLLSMNAAIEAAHAGESGKGFAVVADEIRKLAESSGNQSKTVSAALKKIRDAMDGIDKAAASVLVKFEDIDGKIKTVSEREQVIRNAMEEQSAGSREILSAIGELNGVTTEVQSGAEEMLNGTREVMKETEMLSRITEEVNGSISEMAAGAEEISISVNKVNDISRENRESIESLIREVRRFKV from the coding sequence ATGAAGAGACTACTCATTATCTATCTGACCGGATATCTTGTTCCCCCTCTGGTCTGGAACCTGTTTGTCAATTACAGCGGTATTCTGACCGGGGACACTTTTCAGACGGTTGTTACAAACCCGCTGCAGGGAGTGTATGCTCTCGTTTTTATTGCAGGTATTTTTTTCATTCTCCGGGGGAAGCTCCTGCGCCGGGAGAAACGGCGCGGCATTCCGAATTTCTACCTTCTGTCGATTTTTGTGTTCTGCTTCATAGGGCCGAATACGGGACTGTTCGGGATAGATGGAATCTCCCTTCAGCAAATTATCCTGTCGAACCTTCTTTCAATACCCCTGATCTTCCTGTTCAGCGTTCCCCATATCATGATAAGCACGAGGATGCTGGAGAAGTTCATTGCCGAAAAGGATAGCGACAGCAAGGAGACGGTGGTCAGCTTCCGCTGGAAGCTCGGCATCAGCACCATCTATACCTTTTTTGGAGCGACGTTTTTTCTTTTTATCTTCAATATCGCAGTGCTCAACTCCTTTAGGGAAGGGCTGGTCCTTTCCTCGCTGATACGGAAAAACGCTGTTGTGCTGCTTGTTTCTCTCGTAATCGCCGCCCTCAATATCAGGATCCTGGCCGGACAGGTCATCGCTCCCGTGCGGCAGGTGGTGGGAATGCTCAATGAGATCAGAAAGGGGGAGCTCACAGACCTTACCCGAAGGCTTGATTTCAGGAGTTTTGATGAAATAGGTACCATGGCCCGTGTACTGAACAAGACCTTCATAAAAGTCTCGGATTTAATACGCCTGATTACGCAACAAACGGAGGTTCTGTCCAGGGTTGGTATTGAACTGGCTTCCAACATGACGGAGACAGCCGCTTCGATTAACCAGATCAGTGCCAATATCCAGAGCATCAGAAATCAGACGGAAAGCCAGGCGGCCGGGGCAACGGAAACAAGTGCCGTTATTGAACAGATCACCGGGAATATCCGGGATTTAAACTCCCTTATCGAACGGCAGGCCGCCAGTGTTACCCAGTCCTCCTCGGCAATAGAGGAGATGCTGTCGAATATTTCCTCGGTAAGTAAAATCCTGGCGGACAATTCGGAAGACGTAATTCGCCTGAGTGACGCCTCTGCTGAAGGGCGTGAGGATCTGAAGGAGGTTTCCGCCAGCATCCGCAGAATTGCCCGGGAGTCGGAGGAGTTGCTGGAGATCAGCACCGTCATCGAGGACATCGCCAGTCAGACCAACCTTCTGTCCATGAACGCCGCTATCGAGGCGGCCCATGCCGGTGAGTCAGGAAAGGGTTTTGCCGTTGTGGCGGACGAGATAAGAAAGCTCGCGGAATCTTCCGGAAACCAGTCCAAAACAGTCTCCGCCGCCCTGAAGAAAATCCGTGACGCCATGGATGGAATCGATAAAGCCGCGGCTTCCGTTCTGGTGAAGTTTGAGGACATAGACGGAAAAATAAAGACCGTATCTGAACGGGAACAGGTAATCCGCAACGCCATGGAAGAACAGAGTGCCGGCAGCCGGGAAATCCTGAGTGCCATCGGAGAGTTGAACGGTGTAACAACGGAAGTGCAGTCGGGAGCCGAAGAAATGCTCAACGGAACCAGAGAGGTCATGAAAGAGACGGAAATGCTGAGCAGGATAACCGAAGAGGTAAACGGAAGCATCAGCGAAATGGCCGCCGGAGCCGAGGAGATCAGTATCAGCGTAAACAAGGTCAACGATATAAGCCGGGAGAACAGGGAGAGTATCGAGTCTCTTATCCGGGAAGTCCGTCGCTTCAAGGTCTGA
- a CDS encoding SufB/SufD family protein, producing MSADPALEKLLSSINMHKHNLDGTAHLEIDGNRILGSGSVPGFYLETDTSGDGIIVRVRVEAGYRFEKPVHLCFGMLPEEGIQKIDMAVDVEEGAAVSFLAHCSFPNAVDVQHLMDARLNVGPNARYSYFERHVHAENGGINVVPKSVIRLAEGARFKTEFELLKGRVGILDMDYSATAEARSQLDMLARIYAREDDRVKIREAAELNGEGATGVLVSHLAVRGDASAEIYSDLSANAPGCRGHVDCKEIVQDRGKARAIPIVSVNHPLAHVTHEAAIGSVDSKQLQTLMARGLDEEDATDLIIQGLLS from the coding sequence GTGAGCGCTGATCCCGCCCTGGAGAAACTTCTCTCCTCAATCAACATGCACAAGCACAATCTTGACGGGACCGCCCATCTGGAGATAGACGGAAACCGTATACTCGGTTCCGGCTCCGTCCCCGGTTTTTACCTGGAGACGGATACTTCCGGGGACGGCATCATAGTACGGGTTCGGGTCGAGGCGGGTTACCGCTTCGAAAAGCCGGTACACCTCTGCTTCGGCATGCTCCCTGAGGAAGGGATTCAGAAGATCGACATGGCCGTGGACGTTGAAGAGGGCGCTGCGGTCTCCTTTCTGGCCCACTGCAGCTTTCCCAATGCCGTGGATGTACAGCATCTGATGGACGCCCGCCTGAACGTCGGCCCCAACGCCAGGTACTCCTATTTTGAACGCCATGTACACGCCGAGAACGGAGGGATTAACGTGGTACCCAAATCGGTGATACGCCTGGCGGAAGGTGCCCGGTTTAAAACCGAGTTCGAGCTGTTAAAGGGGCGGGTGGGCATTCTGGACATGGACTATTCTGCAACAGCTGAAGCCCGCAGCCAGCTGGACATGCTTGCCAGGATCTACGCCCGGGAAGATGACAGGGTAAAGATCAGGGAGGCTGCGGAACTCAACGGAGAAGGGGCCACCGGGGTCCTGGTCAGCCACCTGGCGGTACGGGGGGATGCCTCCGCGGAGATTTACAGCGATCTTTCCGCCAATGCCCCGGGCTGCAGGGGGCATGTGGACTGCAAGGAGATTGTTCAGGACCGGGGTAAGGCCAGGGCGATTCCCATCGTTTCGGTAAACCATCCCCTGGCCCACGTGACCCATGAAGCGGCCATCGGTTCGGTGGATTCAAAACAGCTCCAGACCCTTATGGCCAGGGGACTGGACGAGGAAGACGCGACGGACCTGATTATCCAGGGCCTGCTGAGCTGA
- a CDS encoding ATP-binding cassette domain-containing protein has protein sequence MGILEFDKVSLELDGHRILNNLDLDFWEGHVHAVVGPNGAGKSTLAMTIMGLAGYEHHEGDIRFKGKSIKGLTVNQRARLGITLAWQEPARFEGLGVGAFIGAGKPGASVQEIDAALELVGLSPGRYRSRRVDKTLSGGERKRIELASIIVMDPEVVLMDEPDSGVDIEAVNYIFSVIDQLREKGTTIILITHSAEVLRRSDHAFLLCHGNLMDKGPTARMLAYFGGKCIPCTHKNAPELTELFDGKGGIQ, from the coding sequence ATGGGAATTCTCGAATTTGACAAGGTCAGTCTTGAACTGGACGGCCATCGCATATTGAACAACCTTGATCTCGACTTCTGGGAAGGCCATGTACACGCCGTGGTGGGGCCCAACGGTGCGGGTAAATCGACCCTGGCCATGACGATCATGGGACTGGCGGGCTATGAACACCACGAAGGAGATATTCGCTTCAAGGGTAAATCCATAAAGGGACTGACGGTGAACCAGAGGGCCCGGCTGGGGATTACCCTGGCCTGGCAGGAACCTGCCAGATTCGAGGGGTTGGGGGTGGGCGCCTTCATAGGAGCCGGAAAGCCCGGCGCCTCAGTTCAGGAGATCGACGCAGCCCTGGAGCTGGTGGGGCTCTCTCCCGGGCGCTATCGCAGCCGACGGGTGGACAAGACCCTGAGCGGAGGCGAACGGAAACGCATAGAGCTTGCATCCATAATCGTCATGGACCCGGAGGTCGTGCTGATGGATGAACCCGATTCAGGGGTGGATATCGAGGCGGTCAACTATATCTTCAGCGTCATAGATCAGCTCAGGGAGAAAGGAACCACCATAATTTTGATAACCCACAGTGCCGAGGTCTTACGCCGATCGGACCATGCTTTTCTGCTCTGTCACGGAAACCTGATGGACAAGGGTCCCACCGCCAGAATGCTGGCCTATTTCGGCGGCAAGTGCATCCCCTGCACCCACAAGAATGCCCCGGAACTGACGGAGCTTTTCGACGGAAAAGGAGGCATTCAGTGA
- the ftsH gene encoding ATP-dependent zinc metalloprotease FtsH: MQTPDNEHKGDSPKNNGNFPFPFGNGKFRFNPFLLGILLLFLVPGIVNFMMRDTTSNRISYSRFRAMVQEGAVSQVTVTDRTIEGMSDIGPFVTYYPSFGDEALMNLLESNNVVVETKPPQDFSMLSIILNLLPLLLLVWIGLRMFRGMNNQGKNIFSVGQNKAKLFEKTKESVLFKDVAGLDSAKEEIQEVVDYLKSPDRYASMGAKIPRGILLVGPPGTGKTLIARAIAGEADVPFYHISGSDFMEMFVGVGASRVRNLFADAKKNSPSIIFIDELDSVGRHRGAGLGGGHDEREQTLNQMLSELDGFEKNDSTIVLAATNRPDILDPALLRPGRFDRRITIGLPSMKDRIKILEIHANHKPLADDINMEKIAQGTPGFSGAELENLLNESAILATRRRVEKITMELIEEARDKVMMGLERKNLTVTEEEKRIIAYHEAGHAVAAAALPNTDPLIKVTVIPRDYAMGVTVQMPKEEQYIYNKHYLTDRLKVLLGGRSAEMLVFGNETSGAANDLKEASKLARKMVTEWGMGETLQLLTANQDHTNVFLGEQIAQGREFSEATMQEIDKEIRTLLSKAYEATNELLTRFRAALDQVADRLLKEEQISGDEVNRIVAEIAG; the protein is encoded by the coding sequence ATGCAAACACCAGATAATGAACACAAGGGGGACTCCCCCAAAAACAACGGGAATTTTCCCTTTCCCTTCGGCAACGGTAAATTCAGATTCAATCCGTTTCTGCTCGGAATTCTGCTGCTCTTTCTTGTTCCGGGTATCGTAAACTTCATGATGCGGGACACAACGTCCAACCGGATCAGCTACAGCCGTTTCCGGGCAATGGTCCAGGAAGGAGCTGTCTCCCAGGTTACCGTAACAGACCGTACCATCGAAGGTATGAGCGATATCGGGCCCTTTGTCACCTATTATCCCTCCTTCGGGGATGAGGCCCTTATGAACCTGCTGGAATCCAATAACGTTGTGGTGGAGACTAAACCACCCCAGGATTTTTCGATGCTCTCGATAATCCTGAACCTTCTGCCTTTGCTGCTCCTGGTATGGATCGGCCTGCGGATGTTCCGGGGAATGAACAACCAGGGAAAAAATATCTTCAGCGTGGGTCAGAATAAAGCCAAGCTCTTCGAAAAGACCAAGGAATCCGTCCTTTTTAAAGACGTTGCCGGCCTCGACAGCGCCAAGGAAGAGATCCAGGAGGTGGTGGATTACCTGAAATCCCCGGACCGTTACGCCTCCATGGGGGCCAAGATTCCCCGGGGAATCCTGCTTGTCGGTCCTCCCGGTACGGGCAAAACCCTGATCGCCAGAGCCATTGCCGGTGAAGCGGACGTTCCCTTTTACCACATCAGCGGTTCCGATTTCATGGAGATGTTCGTGGGCGTCGGCGCCTCCAGGGTGCGGAACCTCTTCGCCGATGCCAAGAAGAACTCACCGTCCATCATCTTCATCGATGAGCTCGACTCCGTGGGACGCCACAGGGGCGCAGGACTCGGCGGCGGTCACGACGAAAGGGAGCAGACCCTGAATCAGATGCTCTCGGAACTGGACGGCTTTGAAAAAAACGACTCCACCATTGTGCTGGCGGCCACCAACCGTCCGGACATCCTTGATCCTGCACTGCTGCGTCCGGGCCGTTTTGACCGACGGATCACCATCGGGCTGCCGTCAATGAAGGACCGGATCAAGATCCTGGAGATCCACGCCAACCATAAACCCCTGGCGGATGACATAAATATGGAGAAAATCGCCCAGGGAACCCCCGGATTTTCCGGAGCGGAGCTGGAGAACCTTCTGAACGAATCGGCCATCCTGGCCACCCGCCGCAGGGTCGAAAAGATCACCATGGAACTTATCGAAGAGGCCCGGGACAAGGTAATGATGGGACTGGAACGGAAAAACCTGACGGTTACCGAAGAAGAGAAAAGGATAATCGCCTACCACGAGGCAGGCCATGCCGTGGCTGCCGCCGCGCTGCCGAATACCGATCCCCTCATCAAGGTTACGGTAATTCCCCGGGACTACGCCATGGGCGTGACGGTCCAGATGCCCAAGGAGGAGCAGTATATCTACAACAAGCATTATCTGACCGACCGGTTGAAGGTCCTGCTGGGCGGCCGTTCGGCGGAGATGCTGGTCTTCGGCAACGAGACCTCCGGGGCCGCCAACGACCTTAAGGAGGCATCGAAACTCGCCAGAAAAATGGTAACAGAGTGGGGCATGGGAGAGACCCTGCAGCTTTTAACTGCCAACCAGGACCACACGAACGTTTTTCTTGGGGAGCAGATCGCCCAGGGCAGAGAGTTCAGCGAAGCTACAATGCAGGAGATCGACAAGGAGATCAGAACACTGCTATCCAAGGCCTACGAGGCCACCAACGAGCTCCTGACCCGTTTCCGCGCGGCCCTCGACCAGGTTGCAGATCGTCTTTTAAAGGAAGAACAGATCTCCGGAGACGAGGTCAACCGGATAGTCGCAGAAATCGCCGGATAG
- a CDS encoding cyclic nucleotide-binding domain-containing protein, which yields MQRLSDKQKYSGELRSLLLFRPLNNDEIAKFAERSEIISYTENEKIVLEGDVDPSFFIVIRGTVNVTVQQKGSDVFISAIGPGDVFGEAAMFMKLKRTADVIAAEDTVLLRIQRPEMMEFIRDYPRAGNKILMLIIYSLLRKLRAANQELAFERRADIHQDDVDALVAQLAGN from the coding sequence ATGCAGAGATTATCAGATAAACAGAAATACAGCGGCGAGCTTCGTTCTCTGCTGCTGTTCCGCCCATTAAATAATGATGAAATTGCCAAATTTGCCGAGCGATCGGAGATTATCTCCTATACCGAAAACGAAAAGATTGTCCTCGAGGGGGACGTGGACCCGTCATTTTTTATTGTGATCAGGGGGACTGTCAACGTCACCGTCCAGCAGAAAGGGAGCGATGTCTTTATCAGCGCCATAGGCCCGGGGGATGTATTCGGTGAAGCGGCCATGTTCATGAAGCTCAAACGCACCGCCGATGTGATTGCCGCGGAGGATACAGTGCTGCTGCGAATACAGCGGCCGGAAATGATGGAGTTCATCAGGGATTATCCCAGGGCGGGAAACAAGATCCTTATGCTGATTATCTACAGCCTGCTGCGAAAACTCCGGGCTGCAAACCAGGAGCTCGCTTTTGAACGCCGGGCGGATATCCACCAGGACGACGTGGACGCCCTGGTGGCCCAGCTTGCGGGGAACTGA
- a CDS encoding methylated-DNA--[protein]-cysteine S-methyltransferase, with the protein MRKERNDFFDSRTYTVIIMDSDREYTLNLQDYRRIEAAISLMKEEYPRGIDSRTVAGHTGLSEFHFRRLFRRWAGIPPERFIRYLAKEHALTLIRESASYLESALEAGFSGPGRFAEACLSFEAMTPRELRSRGAGMTLRWGTGDTPFGRAILVTSERGITDLAFLEGELLEHPLGAVRGGLERADYREDREMASRLFQRIFSESGGGDQVLHLRGTNFQIKVWEALLRLPFGGATDYGSIASALGTPGAARAVGSAVGANHVAWLIPCHRVIRRMGESGDYRWGAFRKQCMLAWEASRVEQMQRRDD; encoded by the coding sequence ATGCGCAAGGAACGGAATGATTTTTTCGATTCCAGGACATATACTGTCATCATCATGGATTCAGACAGGGAATATACGCTAAATCTTCAGGATTACCGCCGCATTGAAGCGGCCATCTCCCTTATGAAGGAGGAATACCCCAGGGGAATCGACAGCCGGACTGTCGCCGGGCATACAGGGCTTTCGGAATTCCATTTTCGAAGGCTTTTTCGCCGCTGGGCAGGTATTCCCCCGGAGCGCTTTATCCGCTACCTGGCGAAGGAGCATGCCCTGACGCTGATTCGCGAATCAGCTTCCTACCTGGAATCAGCCCTGGAGGCGGGGTTCTCGGGACCCGGCCGTTTTGCAGAGGCCTGCCTGAGCTTTGAAGCCATGACGCCAAGGGAACTTCGTTCCCGGGGAGCAGGCATGACCCTCCGCTGGGGTACCGGGGATACCCCCTTCGGCAGGGCGATACTGGTTACAAGCGAAAGGGGTATTACAGACCTGGCATTTCTGGAGGGAGAACTGCTGGAACATCCCCTGGGAGCCGTCCGCGGCGGTCTTGAGCGGGCGGATTACAGGGAAGACCGGGAAATGGCGTCGAGGCTTTTTCAGCGCATATTCAGTGAATCCGGCGGGGGGGATCAGGTGCTCCATCTGCGGGGTACAAATTTTCAGATAAAGGTCTGGGAAGCACTCCTGCGGCTTCCCTTCGGGGGGGCCACAGACTACGGGAGCATCGCTTCTGCCCTGGGAACTCCCGGCGCCGCCCGGGCCGTGGGCAGCGCAGTGGGGGCAAACCATGTGGCCTGGCTGATACCCTGTCACAGGGTCATTCGGCGAATGGGAGAGAGCGGAGACTACCGCTGGGGGGCCTTCCGCAAACAGTGCATGCTTGCCTGGGAGGCCTCCCGGGTAGAACAGATGCAGCGCAGGGATGACTAA
- a CDS encoding YhcH/YjgK/YiaL family protein encodes MVQDRLTNGEKYTFLGKNFADAFKFLASVKAEELEEGKITVNGDAVYALVQKYTTKDPSEGALETHKRYADIQVILKGRERIDYCYAEGMTVKTPYSEDRDVAFFEMKEASRLLLEAGDFAVFLPDDAHAPKLSAGAPSDVLKIVVKVAL; translated from the coding sequence ATGGTTCAGGACCGTTTGACCAATGGAGAAAAATACACCTTTCTGGGCAAAAATTTTGCCGACGCCTTCAAATTTCTGGCCTCGGTTAAGGCCGAGGAACTCGAAGAAGGTAAAATTACCGTAAACGGGGATGCCGTATATGCCCTGGTGCAGAAATACACCACCAAGGACCCGTCGGAGGGTGCTCTGGAGACCCACAAGCGTTACGCGGACATCCAGGTGATTCTGAAAGGACGGGAGCGGATCGATTATTGCTATGCAGAGGGAATGACGGTAAAGACCCCCTACAGTGAAGACAGGGATGTCGCTTTTTTCGAGATGAAAGAAGCCTCCCGGCTGCTTCTTGAAGCGGGGGATTTCGCCGTTTTTCTGCCCGACGATGCCCACGCTCCCAAACTTTCTGCCGGCGCTCCCTCGGATGTACTCAAGATAGTAGTTAAGGTCGCCCTTTAG
- a CDS encoding D-2-hydroxyacid dehydrogenase, with protein sequence MKIVVLDGYTLNPGDLSWKNLEAMGEVKVYDRTPFDEKTILERAKGAEIVLTNKTPLSKATIESLDGLRYIGVLATGYNVVDTEAAASKGIPVTNIPTYGTFSVAQMAMAHILHFCHHVKEHSDTVMAGDWAGGEDFCYWNFPLIELAGKTMGIIGFGRIGRALGKMADAFGMKVLAHDVYQGNPPDWEGFRFTSIEELLKESDFVSLNCPLTQENTGFINSASLKTMKKSAYLVNVSRGPLIVAEDLAAALKNGDIAGAGLDVLTTEPPEKDNVLYGVPNLSITPHIAWATLDARSRLMNTAVENVRAFLDGKTRNSVNGI encoded by the coding sequence ATGAAGATTGTTGTGCTTGACGGGTATACCTTGAATCCCGGTGACCTGAGCTGGAAAAATCTTGAAGCTATGGGCGAGGTAAAGGTATACGACCGTACCCCCTTTGATGAAAAAACTATCCTGGAACGGGCGAAAGGCGCAGAGATTGTTCTGACCAATAAAACCCCCCTGTCCAAAGCAACGATAGAGTCCCTTGACGGTCTCAGGTACATTGGTGTCCTGGCTACCGGCTATAATGTGGTAGATACCGAAGCCGCCGCCTCGAAGGGTATTCCGGTTACCAATATCCCCACCTACGGCACCTTTTCGGTGGCCCAGATGGCCATGGCGCATATTCTGCATTTTTGCCACCATGTAAAGGAGCACTCCGATACAGTCATGGCCGGAGACTGGGCCGGTGGAGAGGACTTCTGCTACTGGAATTTCCCCCTGATCGAACTTGCGGGAAAAACAATGGGTATTATCGGTTTCGGCCGGATTGGCCGGGCCCTGGGTAAAATGGCCGACGCCTTCGGTATGAAGGTCCTGGCTCATGATGTCTACCAGGGGAATCCGCCTGACTGGGAGGGCTTCCGTTTTACCTCAATAGAGGAGCTTTTGAAGGAGTCCGACTTTGTCAGCCTGAACTGCCCCCTTACTCAGGAGAATACGGGGTTCATAAACAGTGCAAGCCTGAAAACCATGAAGAAAAGCGCTTACCTGGTGAATGTCTCCCGGGGACCGCTGATCGTCGCCGAAGACCTGGCCGCTGCCCTGAAGAACGGTGATATTGCCGGAGCCGGACTCGATGTGCTGACCACCGAACCCCCGGAAAAGGATAATGTTCTGTACGGGGTCCCGAACCTCAGCATTACCCCCCACATCGCCTGGGCGACCCTGGATGCCAGAAGTCGGCTCATGAATACGGCGGTGGAGAACGTCAGGGCTTTCCTGGACGGAAAGACCCGGAACTCGGTTAACGGAATCTGA
- a CDS encoding PrsW family intramembrane metalloprotease — MSAVPIIMAIIPSLVLVLLFMRFDRRRPEPRGEILRAFVLGVFSTIPVLVLEILVDAFFSPWFTNPLYLAVLEAFVVAALCEEGIKLMVVRYFLYRRAHFNEVMDGILYTVAAGLGFACLENIIYVASGGITVALTRAFTAVPLHAVCSALLGYALGMARFAPTADEEQRLISGGLFLAVFIHGTYNFLLFMVPFWGALSALTVFPLLFIAVRMVRERLRRAEIADRKRGI; from the coding sequence ATGTCAGCTGTACCGATAATCATGGCAATTATTCCCTCTCTCGTGCTGGTCCTCCTGTTTATGCGCTTTGACCGCAGACGGCCGGAACCCCGGGGGGAGATTCTGCGGGCCTTTGTTCTGGGGGTCTTTTCCACAATTCCTGTACTCGTTCTTGAAATCCTGGTGGACGCCTTTTTCAGTCCCTGGTTTACCAACCCCCTGTATCTGGCGGTCCTGGAGGCATTTGTTGTGGCCGCCTTGTGTGAGGAAGGCATAAAACTGATGGTTGTACGCTATTTCCTCTACCGGCGTGCCCACTTTAACGAGGTTATGGACGGTATTCTCTATACCGTAGCCGCGGGGCTCGGGTTTGCCTGCCTTGAGAACATCATCTATGTTGCATCCGGGGGTATAACCGTTGCCCTGACCAGGGCTTTTACAGCGGTTCCTCTGCATGCCGTCTGTTCGGCACTCCTGGGATACGCCCTGGGAATGGCCCGTTTTGCCCCGACCGCCGATGAAGAACAACGGCTTATAAGCGGCGGCCTCTTTCTGGCGGTATTTATCCATGGGACCTACAATTTCCTGCTGTTCATGGTTCCCTTCTGGGGAGCCCTGTCTGCCCTGACTGTATTTCCGCTACTGTTTATCGCGGTCCGCATGGTGCGGGAACGCCTGCGCCGGGCGGAGATCGCGGACCGGAAGAGGGGTATCTGA